Within the Bacteroidota bacterium genome, the region CACAACTCCTTTATATCATCGTATGATTTGAAACAGCCGAATTCACCTGCCTTGCTGAAATCCATACACGCTCCTTCTTTATCACCGACTATAAATTTAGCGTGCCCCCTGTTATGGTAAGCTTCACCGTCATTGGGCTTAATCGTAATTGACTTGGTATAATCGTCTATCTCCCCTATGTGATCCCCCAATTTACCACGTACCAGTCCCCTAAGATTATACGCATCCCAATAAGCAGGTTTTAGCTCAATAGCTTTGTTAAGATCCTGTATTTCGCCTCTATAATCATCCAACTCGGCTTTTATCCTGGCACGGCTAAAAAAAGCTTCAGCGTAATCGGGTTTTAACTCAATGGCATAGGTAACATCCTTCATCGCGTCCTTGAGTTCTTTCATTTTTAAACGGCTCATTGCACGAGCCCGGTAGGCTTCCGCTGAGAGAGGTTTCAATTGGATAGCTTTATCATACTTTTTGATCGCCTTATCATAGTTACCTGAACTATCGAGGGCAAGGCCCGCGTGAACCAATTCTTCGGAAGTTTGAGAATAGGCAACTGGTGCTGAGATCAGCAATGCGATAAACAATATGATTTTCTCTTTCATAATGATTTCTATAAAATCGGGTTTTGCTAAAATTAACAACTATAATGCCAAAGTAAGGTCAGGTCCCAAAATAAACCATAACAAATCTATCTCCTTGACTAATATACCAGGACAATAAATACACCATGATCATATAAACACTTATTAACAGATCTCGCTATTTAGAAATTGAATTTTCTATTCATCCTCTTTTGAATTATGTTCACTTTTGTATTGGTCTGATCAGCAATAGATCAAATGAACTACAATTTTGAATATAAAGTGGTTTTTGTCCAAATTCCATGTACCCTATATTTGGAATATACACCACACTAAATTTCAAATAAAATAAAATGAAAAAAACATATACGTTTTGGGGAACTATTCTTTGTATCGCAACTTCATTAAATGCAAGCGCTCAATGCACTGTACTTAATGTTCCTATTGATAACAGGATAGACCGGTCGGATGTGATCATTGAAGGAAAAGTGATCAGCAGCAATTCATATTGGAACGATAATAGGGATTTCATTTATACTTCAAATATCATAGAAGTGTATAAGATTTTTAAGGGTGCTGTTACATCAGAAAACATTGAAATTATCACACAAGGTGGCGAAGTTGATGACACTTGGATTAATGTTGAGCCTAACCTTAATATTACTGTTGGAGAAATCGGGATGTTTTTTTGTAATAATGATAAGAACAGTAATGCGGCAGGCAAGATAAACTCTCTTTCTCCTAATGCGCTATCGCTCGCATTTATCAGGTATGACCTGGATGAATTAAGTGCTTCCGACATGTTCACCAGATACGCTGATATTAAAACAACTATTTATGACCGTATTACGGAAAAGATAGGA harbors:
- a CDS encoding tetratricopeptide repeat protein yields the protein MKEKIILFIALLISAPVAYSQTSEELVHAGLALDSSGNYDKAIKKYDKAIQLKPLSAEAYRARAMSRLKMKELKDAMKDVTYAIELKPDYAEAFFSRARIKAELDDYRGEIQDLNKAIELKPAYWDAYNLRGLVRGKLGDHIGEIDDYTKSITIKPNDGEAYHNRGHAKFIVGDKEGACMDFSKAGEFGCFKSYDDIKELCK